One genomic window of Globicephala melas chromosome 8, mGloMel1.2, whole genome shotgun sequence includes the following:
- the MSANTD2 gene encoding myb/SANT-like DNA-binding domain-containing protein 2 isoform X3, whose product MEEYSQEDWGNHSQDLHGYPTDQELDEIPVTKRTLKIKQESSEEAQKRDIMQNIIQILESVQLKWELFQSWTDFSRLHLSNKLAIFGIGYNTRWKEDIRYHYAEISSQVPLGKRLREYFNSEKPEGRIIMTRVQKMNWKNVYYKFLEITISEARCLELHMEVDWIPIAHSKPTGGNVVQYLLPGGIPKSPGLYAIGYEECIERPPSPHVERHSVDPGKEGRVDLETLSAQASLQVEIEPTRIIYCYLGIAEVRTLQQCLFLHFQANTKTFSKDWVGINGFLSQNCIVDPGVSPKSIYIKFVEVERDFLSAGSLVECLEKAIGYPLKFNN is encoded by the exons ATGGAGGAGTATTCACAGGAGGACTGGGGAAACCACAGTCAGGATCTCCACGGCTATCCAACAGATCAGGAATTGG atgaaaTACCTGTCACaaagagaacattaaaaataaaacaagagtcTTCTGAAGAAGCACA gAAAAGAGACATCATGCAGAATATCATACAGATTTTGGAATCAGTACAGTTGAAATGGGAACTGTTTCAGAGCTGGACAGACTTTTCAAGGCTTCATCTCTCTAATAAACTGGCCATTTTTGGAATTGGTTATAACACCCGTTGGAAAGAGGATATCCGTTACCATTATGCTGAGATCAGCTCCCAGGTGCCCCTTGGCAAGCGACTCCGGGAGTACTTCAATTCTGAGAAGCCTGAGGGACGGATCATCATGACCCGAGTGCAGAAAATGAACTGGAAAAACGTTTACTACAAGTTTTTGGAGATCACTATTAGTGAAGCGCGGTGCCTGGAGCTGCACATGGAAGTTGACTGGATACCCATTGCCCACTCCAAACCAACCGGTGGGAACGTTGTTCAGTATTTATTGCCGGGAGGCATTCCCAAAAGCCCAGGCCTTTATGCCATTGGCTACGAAGAGTGTATTGAGAGGCCCCCCTCGCCCCATGTGGAGCGACATTCCGTGGACCCAGGAAAGGAGGGCCGGGTTGACTTGGAAACCCTTTCAGCACAAGCCTCACTACAGGTGGAAATAGAACCTACCCGAATTATCTATTGCTACCTCGGGATCGCTGAGGTCAGGACTCTGCAGCAATGcttatttttacatttccaaGCAAATACCAAAACCTTCAGCAAAGATTGGGTCGGTATTAATGGGTTCTTGTCTCAGAACTGTATTGTGGATCCTGGAGTTTCCCCCAAATCCATCTATATCAAATTTGTAGAAGTAGAGAGGGATTTTCTTTCCGCTGGCTCTTTAGTTGAGTGCCTGGAAAAAGCCATTGGCTACCCCTTAAAATTTAACAACTGA